In a single window of the Sediminicoccus sp. KRV36 genome:
- a CDS encoding ATP-binding protein, with protein MTSRAPPLDAPRITRDAGGNAFLEGFDGAVTAAGLGGVLALAIAAAPTGITVADPALPDCPLVFMNPAFTRMTGYSPEDVLGRNCRFLQGRGTEKESVRALRLAVAAAKPITLEFTNHRKDGRRFVNELRMAPVLDEAGQLIAYIGIQHDVTARKRAEREAAKARRAAERANQEKSDFLAFMSHEVRTPLHGVMGTLSLLLDTALDAEQRAFAETAQRSGATLLHTVNELLDLSRIEAGKLGIHADPFALADVVKDVLDLLAPAAAEKGVELSASLDHLLPGQLIGDPGRIRQVLMNLADNAVKFTHRGSVELRIAALPDGHVGFAVTDTGIGIPTRLRQTLFTRFAQADPAGEQIGSGLGLAICKRLVALMGGQIAVDSTVGRGSTFFFDLPLAHVPESGTPPTRMAPQPVLVQPLGGAHGRILLAEDGKANQLVAATILRKAGYTVELARDGAEAAAAAESSDYDLILMDVRMPLMDGYAATRAIRALHGPRGRVPILAMTASVMPGDAELCTEAGMDGHLPKPLGRAELLAAVHRVLDARPRRPRVAIPEAEPGATAPLLDRETLEELRSAVGPGRLPRLISVFTAETKERVRRMHALTDPQRIEDEAHSLKAAAATFGAIALRDAARALEEACHSGEPASWRRILDVLPGLAERSIAAFPPPRTEARARHDRDPKGH; from the coding sequence ATGACGAGTAGGGCACCCCCCCTCGACGCGCCGCGCATCACCCGTGATGCGGGGGGCAATGCCTTCCTCGAAGGGTTTGACGGCGCCGTCACGGCCGCCGGGCTGGGTGGTGTCCTGGCCCTGGCCATCGCCGCAGCGCCCACCGGCATCACTGTCGCTGATCCCGCCCTGCCCGATTGCCCGCTGGTCTTCATGAACCCCGCCTTCACGCGGATGACGGGCTATTCGCCCGAGGATGTGCTCGGCCGGAATTGCCGCTTCCTGCAGGGCCGCGGCACCGAGAAGGAATCCGTCCGGGCGCTGCGCCTTGCCGTGGCGGCGGCCAAGCCCATCACCCTGGAATTCACCAACCATCGCAAGGATGGCCGGCGCTTCGTCAACGAGCTGCGCATGGCGCCCGTGCTCGATGAGGCGGGGCAGCTGATCGCCTATATCGGCATCCAGCATGACGTCACCGCCCGCAAGCGCGCCGAGCGCGAGGCCGCGAAGGCCCGCCGCGCCGCCGAGCGCGCCAACCAGGAAAAAAGCGACTTCCTCGCCTTCATGTCGCATGAGGTGCGCACGCCGCTGCATGGCGTCATGGGCACGCTCTCCCTCCTCCTCGACACGGCACTGGACGCCGAGCAGCGCGCCTTTGCCGAAACGGCGCAACGCTCCGGCGCCACCTTGCTGCATACGGTCAATGAGCTGCTCGATCTGAGCCGGATCGAGGCCGGCAAGCTGGGCATCCATGCCGACCCCTTCGCCCTGGCCGATGTAGTCAAGGATGTCCTTGACCTCCTCGCCCCGGCCGCGGCCGAAAAGGGCGTCGAGCTCTCCGCGAGCCTTGATCACCTTCTGCCGGGCCAGTTGATCGGCGATCCGGGCCGCATCCGCCAGGTTCTCATGAACCTCGCTGACAATGCGGTGAAATTCACCCATCGGGGCAGTGTGGAACTGCGCATCGCGGCCCTGCCCGATGGCCATGTCGGCTTTGCCGTCACCGATACCGGCATCGGCATCCCGACGCGGCTGCGCCAGACCCTCTTCACCCGCTTCGCCCAGGCGGATCCCGCGGGCGAGCAGATCGGCTCGGGCCTTGGTCTCGCCATCTGCAAGCGCCTCGTCGCGCTGATGGGTGGGCAGATCGCGGTGGACAGCACCGTGGGGCGCGGCAGCACCTTCTTTTTCGACCTGCCCCTCGCGCATGTGCCGGAATCCGGAACGCCGCCGACGCGCATGGCGCCGCAGCCGGTCCTCGTGCAGCCGCTGGGCGGTGCCCATGGGCGCATCCTGCTGGCCGAGGATGGCAAGGCCAATCAGCTTGTCGCCGCCACCATCCTGCGCAAGGCCGGCTACACGGTCGAATTGGCGCGGGACGGCGCGGAAGCCGCCGCGGCCGCCGAATCCAGCGATTACGACCTCATCCTCATGGATGTGCGCATGCCGCTGATGGATGGCTATGCCGCCACCCGCGCGATCCGCGCCCTGCACGGCCCGCGCGGCCGCGTGCCCATCCTCGCCATGACGGCCAGCGTCATGCCCGGCGATGCCGAGCTGTGCACAGAGGCCGGAATGGACGGACATCTGCCCAAGCCGCTGGGCCGCGCGGAGCTGCTCGCCGCCGTGCATCGCGTGCTGGATGCCCGGCCCCGCCGCCCGCGCGTGGCCATCCCCGAGGCCGAGCCCGGCGCAACCGCGCCCCTGCTTGACCGTGAGACGCTGGAGGAATTGCGTTCCGCCGTCGGCCCCGGACGGCTGCCCCGGCTGATCAGCGTCTTCACCGCCGAGACGAAGGAGCGCGTACGCCGCATGCATGCACTGACCGACCCGCAGCGCATCGAGGACGAGGCTCATAGCCTCAAGGCCGCCGCCGCCACCTTCGGCGCCATCGCGCTGCGTGATGCGGCCCGTGCGCTGGAGGAGGCGTGCCACAGCGGCGAACCCGCTTCCTGGCGCCGCATCCTGGATGTGTTGCCCGGCCTGGCCGAGCGGAGCATCGCGGCCTTCCCGCCGCCCCGCACCGAAGCGCGGGCCCGGCATGACCGCGACCCGAAGGGACACTGA
- a CDS encoding MerR family transcriptional regulator: MTGEVDLEDRPRPRKSAQAFRTISEAAEQLNVPQHVLRFWETKFPQLKPLKRGGGRRYYRPEDLALLKRISDLLYTQGYTIKGVQRLLGEGEPELPLGEAAPEESALADLLAELDAIAVALRRL, from the coding sequence GTGACGGGAGAGGTTGATCTAGAGGATCGCCCCCGGCCGCGCAAATCGGCCCAGGCGTTCCGCACCATCAGCGAGGCGGCGGAGCAGTTGAACGTGCCCCAGCACGTGCTGCGCTTCTGGGAAACAAAATTCCCGCAGCTCAAGCCTTTGAAGCGCGGCGGCGGCCGGCGCTACTACCGGCCGGAGGATCTCGCGCTGCTCAAGCGCATTTCCGATTTGCTCTACACGCAGGGCTACACCATCAAGGGCGTGCAACGCCTGCTGGGCGAGGGCGAGCCGGAATTGCCGCTGGGTGAAGCCGCACCGGAGGAAAGCGCCCTGGCTGATCTCCTCGCCGAGCTTGACGCGATCGCGGTGGCGCTGCGGCGCCTCTGA
- a CDS encoding integration host factor subunit alpha, giving the protein MDTLTRSGLAEAIYAEVGLSRNESAALLEAVLERISSVLETGESVKVSGFGTFLIRQKGQRIGRNPKTGVEVPILPRRVLTFRPSQVLKARINGRPVIAGSGKSASAGSKG; this is encoded by the coding sequence ATGGATACGCTGACGCGATCCGGTCTGGCTGAGGCGATCTACGCGGAGGTCGGCCTCTCCCGCAATGAATCCGCGGCCCTGCTGGAAGCGGTTCTGGAGCGCATTTCCAGCGTGCTGGAGACGGGAGAATCCGTGAAGGTTTCGGGCTTTGGTACCTTTCTGATTCGGCAAAAGGGCCAGCGCATCGGGCGCAACCCGAAGACTGGCGTCGAAGTTCCGATCCTGCCGCGGCGCGTCCTGACCTTCAGGCCGAGCCAGGTGCTGAAGGCGCGGATCAACGGCCGGCCCGTTATTGCCGGCAGCGGCAAGAGCGCTTCTGCGGGCAGCAAAGGGTGA
- a CDS encoding SGNH/GDSL hydrolase family protein: MPMPLHRWHLLAILALFALPPSPARAQPACPDILLGDSLAVGMAPHARALGFTVIAQQGAGIAWLRQQEPRCARRLVLVFGTNDLRGMAQAEAEAYPLRIAAVMEQWDAQQAIWATPGCFQDAALERGSAALDAALSRHLRRASDRLRDLPAIHSGRLARCAYASHDGIHPTGVGYQAWWAGLAQWLDRTRMAGMEPVRALP, from the coding sequence ATGCCCATGCCGCTCCATCGCTGGCACCTCTTGGCCATCCTGGCCCTCTTTGCCCTTCCGCCATCCCCTGCCCGCGCCCAGCCCGCCTGCCCGGATATCCTGCTGGGCGACAGCCTGGCGGTGGGCATGGCGCCCCACGCCCGCGCGCTCGGCTTCACCGTCATCGCCCAGCAGGGTGCTGGCATCGCCTGGCTGCGCCAGCAGGAACCCCGCTGCGCCCGCCGCCTGGTTCTCGTCTTTGGCACGAATGACCTGCGCGGCATGGCCCAGGCCGAAGCCGAGGCCTACCCGCTGCGGATCGCCGCCGTGATGGAGCAATGGGACGCGCAGCAGGCCATCTGGGCCACGCCGGGCTGCTTCCAGGATGCGGCGCTGGAGCGCGGGAGTGCGGCCCTCGATGCCGCCCTCAGCCGTCATCTGCGCCGTGCCAGCGACCGCCTGCGCGACCTGCCGGCCATCCATAGCGGGCGCCTCGCGCGCTGCGCCTATGCTTCGCATGACGGCATCCACCCGACCGGGGTTGGCTACCAGGCGTGGTGGGCCGGTCTTGCGCAATGGCTGGACCGGACACGGATGGCGGGAATGGAGCCGGTCAGGGCGCTGCCCTGA